TGCCGCTTTGACAGCAGCATTGATTTCTTCAACCGTGGTTTCGCGCTTGGCGATGAACTTGAGGTCAACCACTGAGACATTCGGGGTCGGAACGCGCATTGCGAAGCCGTCCAGCTTGCCGTTCAGTTCCGGCAGGACAAGGCCTACAGCTTTGGCCGCACCGGTTGAGGTCGGGATCATGGACATGGCCGCTGCACGGGCGCGATAAAGATCCTTGTGCATCGTATCCAGGGTCGGCTGGTCGCCGGTGTAGGAGTGAATTGTCGTCATCATGCCTTTTTCGATGCCGACGGAATCGTGCAGAACCTTGGCGACCGGTGCCAGACAGTTGGTGGTGCAGGATGCGTTGGAAACGACAAGGTCTTCAGCCGTCAGGGTGTCATGGTTGACTCCGTAAACGATCGTCTTGTCGGCACCAGACGCTGGTGCAGAGACGAGGACGCGCTTTGCGCCGGCATCGAGGTGTGCGGCTGCTTTGTCCTTCGAATTGAAAATGCCTGTGCATTCCATGGCGATGTCGACACCCAGTTCTCCCCAAGGCAGTTCTTTCGGGTCGCGGATCGCGGTTACCCTGATCGGTTTACCGCCGTCGATGGAAATCGTGTCACCGTCAACTGTGACCGTTGCCGGAAATTTACCGTGGACGGAATCATAGCGCAGCAGGTGAGCGTTCGTCTCGACCGGGCCGAGATCGTTGATGCCGACGACCTCAATATCAGTGCGGCCAGATTCGACAATGGCACGCAGAATGTTGCGGCCGATACGGCCAAAGCCGTTGATTGCTACCTTGGTTACCATAGTTTTCTCCCGCATTTGGAGCCAGCTTAGGCCCTGCGCCTATTCAAAGGCTACTATATCTAATCGATTTAAAGGCAAAATGAACGCCAAAAAAATCCCGGCAGCGTGCTGAGACGCCGCGCTGCCGGGAAACGTTACATCAAGCGTTGAGATTTTCCTTGGCTGCAGCAACAACAGCATCCTTCGTGATGCCGAAGTGCTCGTACAGTTCCTTGTAAGGTGCACTGGCACCAAAGCCGGTCATGCCGATGAACAGACCGTCATTGCCAATAAACCGGTCCCACCCCATGCGGATGCCGGCTTCGACGGCGACCTTGACCGGGCTGGAGCCAATGACGGCCTCCTTGTAATCTGCAGACTGTGCTTCGAAGAGTTCAAAGCTCGGCACGGAAACAACGCGAGCGGCAATGCCTGAGCCCATCAGTTCCTTGTGCGCGTCAACGGCGATCTCCACCTCAGAACCCGAGGCAAAGATCGTAACGGCTGCGTCATCTTCGCTGTCGATCAGAACATACGCGCCGTTTGCGCTCAGGTTCTTCTCTTCAAAAGTCTTACGCTGGGACGGCAGGTTTTGACGTGTCAGGGCAAGAACGGACGGTCCATCCTTGTTCTCCAGCGACAATTGCCAGCATTCCAGCGTCTCGGTGATATCAGCCGGACGGAAGAACGTCAGGTTCGGGATCGCCCGAAGCGCGGCAAAATGTTCAACCGGCTGGTGGGTCGGGCCGTCTTCACCCAGACCGATGGAATCGTGCGTCATGACGTGAATAACGCGCTGGTTCATCAGGGCTGCGAGGCGGATCGATGGACGGCAGTAGTCGGAGAAAATCAGGAACCCGCCGGAATAGGGGATCAGGCCGCCATGCAGGGCCATGCCGTTCATCGCGGCTGCCATGCCGTGTTCGCGAATGCCGTAGTGGATGTAGCGGCCTGAGAAGTCATCCGGGGTGACAGGGTTGGTTTGAGCCGTTTTGGTGTTGTTGGACCCCGTCAGATCGGCAGATCCACCGATCGTTTCCGGGATGACACCGTTGATGACACCAAGGACAGCCTCGGACGCTTTGCGCGTTGCCATGGTCGGTTGTTCTTCGGCAAGCTTCTTCTTGTAGTCGAGTACAGCCTGCTCAAACCCTGCCGGAAGATCACCGCGGTTGCGGCGTTCAAATTCAGCGCGGGTTTCGGTGTCCGCATCGTTAAAGCGCTTCTGCCAATCCTTGTGAGCGTGGGCTGAACGAAGGCCGGCAATGCGCCAGGCGTCCAGAATGTCGCTTGGAACCTCAAATGGCTCATGCGGCCAGTTCAGTGTCTCGCGGGTGCCTGCGATTTCCTCAGCGCCGAGGGGAGCGCCATGAACCTTGGCCGTACCGGCCTTTGTCGGGGCGCCGAAGCCGATGGTTGTTTTTGCTGCGATCAGTGTTGGTTTGTCGCTGGCCTGTGCCTGCCGGATTGCAGCTGCGATGCCATCAGGGTCGTGCCCGTCGACATTCAGCGTGTTCCATCCGGAAGCAGCAAAACGGGCGACCTGATCGGTGGAGTCTGTGATGCTGACAGCGCCGTCGATCGAGATGCCGTTGTCGTCCCAGATCACAATCAGTTTGTTCAGTTTCAAGTGACCTGCGAGCGACAGGGCTTCCTGACTGATACCTTCCATCAGGCAGCCGTCGCCGGCCAGCACGTAAGTATAGTGATTGACGAGATCCTTGCCGAAACGCTCTTCTTGCAGGCGTTCCGCGATCGCCATACCGACGGCATTGCCGAGGCCCTGACCCAGCGGGCCTGTGGTCGTTTCGATACCCGCACCATGACCAAATTCCGGGTGACCAGCGGTCTTTGCGCCCAGCTGACGGAAGTTTTTCAATTCTTCGAGCGGGAAGTCTTCATAGCCGAGCAGATACAAAAGGCTGTAAAGCAGCATGGATCCGTGACCCGCCGACAGAACAAACCGGTCGCGGTCAGCCCAGCTCGGCGCGGTCGGGTCAAACTTCAAAAATTCTGTAAAAAGGACAGTGGCGATATCGGCCGCGCCCATTGGCAATCCAGGGTGTCCGGATTTGGCCTGTTCCACGGCATCAATGGCAAGAAAGCGGATTGCATTCGCCATGCGCTGGTGTTTTTCAAGATCGCTCATCTGTGTCCCGTCGCTTGCGTTGGAGCCCCTGCCGCCAGCGTGGACCGTCCGGCGTGGAGGTGTAAGGTGCGTTGTTTCTTTAAAGGCAACTGTTGTCAGTTCCGATCAGGCGCCAGACAAATATCAGGAACGGTCAGCGAGTCAATAAAGCCCTGAATAGGGAAAGAGGGAATAAATTCCGCATTTGGGGGTTATCGAATTGAGGAAACTAACAATGGTGCCATTGACGGGAAGAATACGGTGCACCTAATCTCAGCTGCCGGAGCCGGATTTGCCTTTTTTGATTTATCAGGTTGCCAGGAAAAGCGCGAAACCCGCTGGTTGTTTGCGGACGCTGCTTTTTTCATGCGAAAAAGCTACGCTGAGGGTATGGCATAACACAAAGCGGCAAAAGCTGCTCCAAGAGGGATTGAGGTGACGCTTTATATGGCGGAAGTCGATGTCATGGAAAAGACGAGCCTGTCCGATGCCGTAAAGCGCCTTGAAACCGCCCTCGGCCAGTTAGAGACTGCCGTCCAGCGCCGTTTGGATGCAGACCGTTCTCTCAATTCCCTTCAGGACGATCTGCAGCGTATGGGGGAGGACAGGTCTCAGTTGGCTGCCTCTTTGGACGAAAGCGAAGCACGCGCGTCCCGGCTTGAAGAAGCCAACAAAGATGTTTCCCGTCGGCTGGTAACCGCCATGGAAACGATCCGCAGCGTTTTGGATACCCACGGAGGCTGATGCGGTTTGGCTCAGATTAGCGTAACCATCAATGGCAAGTCCTTCCGGATGGCGTGTGATGATGGCGAAGAGCAGCGCCTCGAAGGATTGGCTGCGCGGTTCGATGGCTGGATTGGCGAGCTCAAATCCGCCTTCGGTGAGATCGGTGATCAGCGCCTGACTGTGATGGCCGGCATCATGGCAACCGATCAGTTGTCGGAACTGGAACGTAAAGTCACACGGCTGGAACAGGAGTTGGCGGTCGCCAAAGATCAGCAAGTGGCTGCCCTTAATAATATGAGCCAGAATGAACAGGATCTTTCGAGAGCCGTAAACACCGCTGC
This window of the Roseibium alexandrii DFL-11 genome carries:
- a CDS encoding cell division protein ZapA, which translates into the protein MAQISVTINGKSFRMACDDGEEQRLEGLAARFDGWIGELKSAFGEIGDQRLTVMAGIMATDQLSELERKVTRLEQELAVAKDQQVAALNNMSQNEQDLSRAVNTAAARIESLADGLTKSLRTAND
- the tkt gene encoding transketolase; protein product: MSDLEKHQRMANAIRFLAIDAVEQAKSGHPGLPMGAADIATVLFTEFLKFDPTAPSWADRDRFVLSAGHGSMLLYSLLYLLGYEDFPLEELKNFRQLGAKTAGHPEFGHGAGIETTTGPLGQGLGNAVGMAIAERLQEERFGKDLVNHYTYVLAGDGCLMEGISQEALSLAGHLKLNKLIVIWDDNGISIDGAVSITDSTDQVARFAASGWNTLNVDGHDPDGIAAAIRQAQASDKPTLIAAKTTIGFGAPTKAGTAKVHGAPLGAEEIAGTRETLNWPHEPFEVPSDILDAWRIAGLRSAHAHKDWQKRFNDADTETRAEFERRNRGDLPAGFEQAVLDYKKKLAEEQPTMATRKASEAVLGVINGVIPETIGGSADLTGSNNTKTAQTNPVTPDDFSGRYIHYGIREHGMAAAMNGMALHGGLIPYSGGFLIFSDYCRPSIRLAALMNQRVIHVMTHDSIGLGEDGPTHQPVEHFAALRAIPNLTFFRPADITETLECWQLSLENKDGPSVLALTRQNLPSQRKTFEEKNLSANGAYVLIDSEDDAAVTIFASGSEVEIAVDAHKELMGSGIAARVVSVPSFELFEAQSADYKEAVIGSSPVKVAVEAGIRMGWDRFIGNDGLFIGMTGFGASAPYKELYEHFGITKDAVVAAAKENLNA
- the gap gene encoding type I glyceraldehyde-3-phosphate dehydrogenase, producing MVTKVAINGFGRIGRNILRAIVESGRTDIEVVGINDLGPVETNAHLLRYDSVHGKFPATVTVDGDTISIDGGKPIRVTAIRDPKELPWGELGVDIAMECTGIFNSKDKAAAHLDAGAKRVLVSAPASGADKTIVYGVNHDTLTAEDLVVSNASCTTNCLAPVAKVLHDSVGIEKGMMTTIHSYTGDQPTLDTMHKDLYRARAAAMSMIPTSTGAAKAVGLVLPELNGKLDGFAMRVPTPNVSVVDLKFIAKRETTVEEINAAVKAAAGGALKGVLGYTEDKNVSVDFNHDPHSSIYHMDQTKVMDGTMVSVLSWYDNEWGFSNRMADTAIAMAKLI
- a CDS encoding DUF4164 domain-containing protein, producing the protein MEKTSLSDAVKRLETALGQLETAVQRRLDADRSLNSLQDDLQRMGEDRSQLAASLDESEARASRLEEANKDVSRRLVTAMETIRSVLDTHGG